GAGGAGCTGGTGGAGCTGACAGGGTCTCGAGCTCTGGCCATCCGCTTAGTGGACCACCCAGCACCAACCAACTGTACTAAATACGTCGTTCTTCGGCCTAATACCGCGCCCTCGCCTGCACCATCCGCGAAGGCGCCATTATTACCAAAACGACCAAAAACTTCCAAAATCATCCGGAAAGTTCCCGAGATTGAATTTGCCTTAAAGTGGGATCTGAAGGAGAACGACAtcatggaggaggaagaggacgaaGCCATCGAGGTCGTCTCTTTGAAGAAGACTAAGTCACGTGACCCTCTGACACCACGGTCCGTGAGTTCTGTGGACTCTGGCGTTCACATCCCCAAGACGGCCTGGAACGATGGGCCAGACACTCGTGAACTCGCGTCGAAGTTAGAATGCCTCGAGATGAGCCAAGAGATTAAGTCTGGAGTGGCACCCTCACGCAAGAAAGTCTCCGAGCCGGAATCTGGTTATGGCACTCCAAAATCACGAGACTCTCCCGCCAGTCTGCCGTCTGTTGGCTCCAGGGTCAGTTCAGGCAAGTCTAGCGTCAAGGTGCCCCTCAAGACAGGAAGTGCCACTCCAGAGAGCAAAAACAGTAGCCGCAGAATATCTATGGATTCCCAGAGATTAGCACAAGAAAGTCCCAAATCAAAACCCAAGTCCAGAATAGCTTCACCGAGCTTGGGAAAACATACTCCTAAGTCCTCTAAGGAGTCCAGCGGTGGCGCGGAGACTCAGGATTCCAGGAAGGAATCTAAACCGCAAAGTCCCAGAGAAAAGAAACAATTGGGGCCCCATCTTCGGGATCCTCTGGCAATTATGGAAACAATGGACTCAGTGTTCCACACCGTTCCCCTGCGGGACACGGGGCGAGGGATCCACACGTACAGAAGCATGACGGGGGAGAAGCGTCAAGCCGTGGCAGCAACACAGACGGAGGAGGTGGCTACAGAAGCGCTCGTTAAACGTTGTGAAGACGACGGTAGCGGAGGTTCCCCGCGTGAGGCAAAGGTACACAGACAAGCTGGCACGGGTGACCGGGTGACCTGTATAGCACCCGGTGCACTCAACGATATCTCAACATCATGAACCTATATACACGTCACATTAACACTATCTAATTGTAACAATTTATTTCATTTAGCATTCTGTTGCAATCACGAGCTGGAGAAGTTATTGGTTAAACGTTTATGGCAACTTCTGCGCCACTCAAACTGATCTTGGTACATTAACATTTCCTTTATaactacattatatatattttgcaTCTATCAGCAGCAAGCGTTTTAAATGACCAGTGTGTCTAGTTCCTCGCTCACCTTTATCAACAAAATACTAGTGACCTGAGCGCCTTGTGTCTGTGACCCTGACAGGTGCGGCACAACCACCCAGGTCACCTAAGGTCGAGGAACTGCCTGGCGTGTGAGGTCAGGGCCATGGAGGAGCCGCCCAGGAAGTTCAAGGGACCCTCAGACTACAAGCCCGCCTTCAAGGCCGGCAAGGTCCACCCCGGCACCACTGTCAACAAGCCAAAGTGGGTGGCGCCAGCGCCCGGCTACGTCATTTGTTATTGTTATGTTTCTTCACCTCATTCTCAAGTCTTTCCTCAATGTAGCTACTAAAATATTCACTCAAATTTGTTTTAAAGACCCAACCGAGCCCTATATGCCCTCGTGTCTGGAGTATCCATAAACCaatttaatatatttagtatTTTTCAAGGATTTATGCCCAGCGTCAGAAATCCTAAGGTCATTTTTCCCCTAGACTCTGAATAAATCTTCCTATAGCTTAAAGAGTGTTCCTTCAGACCTTAAATTATCCTATACAACATAGGGATTTAATGATTATTGTTGTATCTACTGACGCGCGCCAATTCTTTCATCTACCCTACAGGTACATACGTCAAAGTGAGCGGTACAACGCGAGGCTACGAGCGCGCCACGACCCGCCCAGGTACTGGCCCATCAACACCCTCAGCTCCCCCTTCTGCAACCGCGCCGGGTATGGCCAGGACCAGTACCCAGACCACATGCGTCTCCGGACCACCTACGGCATGGCCCACGCCCCCTCTGCCAAGCCCGTCCACACCGCCCTCATCAAAAAGCTTTATCTCTGACCTATACAACTCTAGGCGTCCCAATAAGCACTGTGCTGGCTGTAGCAGCTTCAGAAAGATGATAATGGCAGAAACTCTACATAGAATAGTGCGGGTATTGTGAACAAGTGCTGGGATATGTCGGTGTGCCACAGCCCCTGAGTCCTCTGTGCCCGTCTCTTATGAAAGAGAAATAAATGGGGTAGGCATAGAACTATTGAGCAGacgaggttgggaaaatgttacgaaAATAGTAGACGTCTAGATGAATAAATTTGAGAAATCTTGTGAAGTTAATGCTTAGTCTAAAGAAAGTGCTATTGATGCTTAATGGCAGCAAGATGTAGCTGGAAATTCAAAA
This genomic window from Procambarus clarkii isolate CNS0578487 chromosome 62, FALCON_Pclarkii_2.0, whole genome shotgun sequence contains:
- the LOC138354214 gene encoding uncharacterized protein, whose translation is MLLQEAGGGAGGGRLHVTGERLLSGAQGSDAEHLAPHHHHHHHQQQESEITSGSITPASFRRPNKAFSPSSARSSRKPSAAGSRSSTVSTTSHERILKEVANLPPDTVEDALLPRRPEEELVELTGSRALAIRLVDHPAPTNCTKYVVLRPNTAPSPAPSAKAPLLPKRPKTSKIIRKVPEIEFALKWDLKENDIMEEEEDEAIEVVSLKKTKSRDPLTPRSVSSVDSGVHIPKTAWNDGPDTRELASKLECLEMSQEIKSGVAPSRKKVSEPESGYGTPKSRDSPASLPSVGSRVSSGKSSVKVPLKTGSATPESKNSSRRISMDSQRLAQESPKSKPKSRIASPSLGKHTPKSSKESSGGAETQDSRKESKPQSPREKKQLGPHLRDPLAIMETMDSVFHTVPLRDTGRGIHTYRSMTGEKRQAVAATQTEEVATEALVKRCEDDGSGGSPREAKVRHNHPGHLRSRNCLACEVRAMEEPPRKFKGPSDYKPAFKAGKVHPGTTVNKPKYIRQSERYNARLRARHDPPRYWPINTLSSPFCNRAGYGQDQYPDHMRLRTTYGMAHAPSAKPVHTALIKKLYL